From Syntrophales bacterium, the proteins below share one genomic window:
- a CDS encoding MBL fold metallo-hydrolase gives MVYAVPDGGFVRSWIIATEDGLIVVDPGSVGVAESVKAFIRGKPGWKMGDVRGIVATHFHIDHIGGIGRLLRACPEETVVFFHWRIQDYLTGERDLPRLQNWSSEFLPVALKSLRLCRHPLQLVVESLAGIPLWGFGNRFRLPIPLEKIYWLCGEELKRCALGFGDWEVIETPGHTADSLSLYSESSRELICGDLILNMDNDGGHLNAFCENVEETEETFISLSASIQPRTIYPAHGEEIHHGTNALLLVKTG, from the coding sequence ATGGTTTACGCGGTTCCCGATGGCGGCTTTGTTCGTTCCTGGATAATTGCGACCGAGGATGGTCTGATTGTTGTGGATCCGGGCAGCGTCGGTGTTGCCGAATCGGTAAAGGCTTTCATTCGCGGGAAGCCGGGCTGGAAAATGGGAGACGTCCGAGGGATTGTTGCCACCCATTTCCACATCGACCACATAGGCGGAATCGGGCGGCTGCTGCGGGCCTGCCCAGAAGAAACGGTTGTGTTTTTTCACTGGCGCATCCAGGATTACCTGACCGGCGAGCGAGATTTGCCCCGTCTGCAGAACTGGTCATCTGAATTCCTGCCGGTTGCCCTGAAAAGCCTCCGGCTTTGCCGACACCCGCTCCAGCTTGTCGTGGAAAGCCTTGCCGGCATTCCGCTTTGGGGATTCGGGAACCGTTTTCGCCTGCCGATTCCGCTCGAAAAAATTTACTGGCTTTGCGGGGAGGAACTGAAGCGCTGCGCGCTTGGGTTCGGAGACTGGGAAGTAATTGAAACGCCCGGCCATACCGCCGATTCCCTTTCCCTGTACAGCGAATCATCCCGAGAGCTTATCTGCGGCGACCTTATCTTGAATATGGACAACGACGGCGGCCATCTCAATGCCTTTTGTGAAAACGTGGAGGAGACGGAGGAGACATTCATCTCTCTCTCCGCCTCCATCCAGCCCCGGACCATTTACCCCGCGCACGGGGAGGAAATTCATCACGGAACCAACGCCCTGCTTCTGGTAAAAACTGGTTAA
- the mutL gene encoding DNA mismatch repair endonuclease MutL, with translation MSNKIIVLPETLTHRIAAGEVIERPASIVKELVENSLDAGATDLAVELEKGGTQSIRVTDNGEGMGPDDILLAFSRHATSKITQFDDLYSVRSFGFRGEALPSIASIARVEITSRPAERPFGARLVIEAGELKEQSEAGCPVGTSILVTAIFEPVPVRKKFLKGDMTEQGYCLDWITRLALARPDIRIRVSANGKTTLNIPAARDLAERIALTMGADFRGQLVETSQKKNGASVYGFVSRPEFTRSNATQMYIYVNGRFVKDSFLSHAAMTAYRRLIEPRRYPLAVIFIDVPAGEVDVNVHPTKMEVRFRNPREIYGLIVETLGEAIGVGFAEGGGSAAYNRTDNRTGVVAPGSYNDRVEEALKRYRISSGPQKLYFGGQPG, from the coding sequence TTGTCTAATAAAATAATAGTTCTGCCGGAGACCTTGACCCACCGGATTGCGGCGGGCGAGGTGATCGAGCGGCCGGCTTCGATTGTCAAAGAACTCGTCGAAAATTCCCTTGACGCCGGGGCGACTGATCTGGCGGTGGAGCTCGAGAAGGGGGGAACTCAGTCGATTCGCGTGACGGACAACGGGGAGGGGATGGGGCCGGACGATATCCTTTTGGCCTTTTCCCGACACGCCACAAGCAAGATCACCCAATTCGACGATTTGTACAGCGTGCGCTCCTTCGGGTTCCGGGGCGAAGCCCTGCCGAGCATTGCCTCGATCGCCCGCGTGGAAATCACGAGCCGTCCGGCGGAGCGGCCCTTCGGCGCGCGCCTTGTTATCGAGGCGGGGGAGTTGAAAGAGCAGTCAGAGGCCGGGTGTCCGGTTGGCACATCCATTCTCGTGACGGCCATATTCGAACCGGTTCCCGTGAGGAAAAAGTTTCTGAAGGGCGACATGACGGAGCAGGGCTACTGCCTCGACTGGATTACCCGTCTGGCCCTGGCCCGTCCGGATATCCGTATCCGGGTGTCAGCAAACGGCAAAACTACGCTTAATATCCCCGCCGCCCGCGACCTTGCGGAGCGGATTGCCCTGACGATGGGGGCTGATTTCCGGGGGCAGCTTGTGGAGACGTCGCAGAAAAAGAACGGCGCGTCGGTTTATGGTTTTGTCTCCCGCCCGGAATTTACCCGCTCCAATGCAACCCAGATGTACATCTATGTAAATGGAAGATTCGTAAAGGATTCCTTTCTGAGCCATGCGGCGATGACCGCGTATCGCCGTCTCATCGAGCCGCGCCGCTACCCGCTGGCGGTAATTTTCATTGATGTCCCGGCCGGCGAGGTGGACGTAAATGTGCACCCGACCAAGATGGAGGTGCGCTTCCGGAATCCCCGCGAGATATACGGCCTCATTGTGGAGACGCTGGGAGAGGCGATTGGGGTCGGGTTTGCGGAGGGAGGCGGTTCGGCAGCATATAACCGCACTGATAATCGCACGGGGGTGGTGGCGCCTGGTTCATATAATGACCGTGTCGAAGAGGCCCTGAAGCGCTACCGGATTTCTTCCGGCCCGCAGAAACTCTATTTTGGCGGTCAGCCGGG